Proteins encoded by one window of Pecten maximus chromosome 15, xPecMax1.1, whole genome shotgun sequence:
- the LOC117343447 gene encoding ADP-ribosylation factor-like protein 5B produces the protein MGLLFSRLWNLFTNEEHKVIIVGLDNAGKTTILYQFLMNEVVHTSPTIGSNVEEVVWKNIHFLMWDIGGQETLRSSWNTYYTNAQFVILVIDSTDRERLSITKEELYKMLNHDDLRKAAVLVFANKQDIKGSMSAAEISQHLNLTSVKDHAWHIQACCALTGEGLYQGLEWLSSNLKRR, from the exons atgggCCTACTGTTCTCAAGACTCTGGAATCTTTTCACAAACGAAG AACACAAAGTGATTATTGTGGGCCTAGATAATGCAGGAAAGACGACTATCTTATATCAATT TTTAATGAACGAGGTTGTACACACATCTCCTACCATTGGCAGCAATGTGGAGGAAGTGGTATGGAAGAATATCCACTTCCTCATGTGGGACATTGGTGGGCAGGAAACCCTCCGATCTTCGTGGAACACATACTATACTAATGCCCAG TTTGTAATACTGGTGATTGACAGTACAGATAGAGAAAGGTTGTCAATTACCAAGGAAGAACTCTACAAAATGCTCAATCATGAT GATCTGAGAAAGGCAGCTGTGCTAGTATTTGCTAACAAACAAGACATCAAGGGCTCAATGTCTGCAGCTGAGATATCCCAACACTTGAACCTGACCTCTGTCAAGGACCATGCCTGGCATATACAGGCTTGCTGTGCTCTAACTGGAGAGGG